The Candidatus Equadaptatus faecalis genomic interval TCGCAGCCGACAGCACGCCGAGCAGAACCGCTTTCTGTGCCTCCTGCTTACCGTACAGCTCGCTCAGAATGTCCGTAACGAGAAAGGTGGAAGCAAACAGCACGTTGCCGAGCGTCATGTCAATTCCGAAAGCGCGGACAAGCAGCAGAACCTCAATGTTGGCAAGAACTGTCGCCGCCGACATCCACATGTAAAGTCCCTGTTTGCCGAGAAATCTGAAGCAGAGCAGAACAAGCGCAAACAATACCGGTATTGTTGAAACAAGCAAAATTTCGTTCGTCATTTTGCAGCCCCGTCAAAGGTCAGTCTCATTTTGTACCAGACTGCGCCGCCGTGCACGGATTCCGAAATGCCTTCGCTGACAAAACCGAATTTTTCGTAATAGTGCAGCAGCCTGTCCTTGCAGGTAAGCACAAGACCTTTCCTGCCCTGCGCCTTCGCGTCTTCGACCGCGCGGCGCAGCAGCATTGCCGCACAGCCTTTTCTGCGGTATGCGGGAATAGTATTAACGCCGAAAAGCATCTGCCACGCGCCTTTTTCATCGTGCAGCGAAGCATCTTCGTACAGGTCATCGGTCAGCTCGCTTCTGTCAGTCACCATGCCGTCAACAAAAGAAACAAGCTTTTCGCCGTCAAAAAGCAGCCAGAAATGATTAGGATAATATTTAAGCCTCTGCTTAAAACTTTCGAGCGTTGCGGCTTCCTCAGGCGGAAAACATTCCGCTTCAACCGCCGAAACGGCGTCAAGATCCGAAATTTCTGCATATCTTATTTCCATTTTCACACCCCGAATAAAAAACGGCCGCATCGTAATCAACAAACGCCCGCGCAGACGAATTTACACCGGTATTTGTGCAAATGCGCCGGGCAGTTTATTCAGCACGTTCTTTCAATTACATTTATGATAGGTTCTATGCCGTCAACAACACTCTTACATTTCAGACAATTTCCCACCTGCCGTTGCGTTTGCCGTTAATTCTTTTGATTAACCTCTTTTCCTGCAGCACAACCGTAATGCGTTTTACTGTAATTAATGATACTTTGGTGAGTTCCGCTATTTCTTTCTGCGTCGCCTCAGGATTGGCTGTTACCGCATTATATACAGCAAGTTCTTTTGGTGTCAATTTCAAAGTACCATTTTTCAAAGTATCATTTTGGACATTTTGAACTTTTGGGACATCTATATGCAGATTTCTGTTTCTAAGCTGGTGTTGTGTACCGATAAGCAGATTTTCAAAAAATCTCTCGAGGTAATCAGTCTTTGCGTATATTCCTTTACTGAAGTTGTTATAGTTTGCCCGTACAAGCGCATTCCTAAAGTACAATGAATTTTTTTCAAAAGCATCGTTGCTGATGGCAAAACCAAATGTATTGAGATATTTGATAATAAACACTGCCGTCGCTCTTGTATTGCCTTCAATGAATGGGTGTATCTGCCAAATGTCCGCCGTAAATTTTGCTATATGTTTAATCATATCTTGAACTGTCAAATTTTCGTACGAATATTTTTTTTCCTGTTCAAAATCGTACTCGACCGTGTTTTTTATACTTTCAAACGAGGCATACAGTACAGTGTCTCCGTTGAGAATCCATTCTTTTTTCGTAATGTTGCAGTCTCTGTATTTCCCTGCATTACCAAGTATGCCGTCAAAAAGACGGTTGTGTATTATTTTCCACTCTACAGGTGAAAATTGGAATGTTTTCTCGCTAAGCAGTTCGGTTATTCTTGTCGATACAACATCTGCTTCCCTGTTGTCTGATTCGAAAACTCTGTGTTTTGAGATTTCTTCATAGTAACTTTTGATGCGCTGCTTTACCGCCGCCATATCTATTTTTCCCTCAATATGCTCTTTGGCTGTTCTGATGAGGTATTCTGACGGCTCAAGTCCGTCTACAGCCTGAAGCCCTATTGCGGTTTGCCATGCTGCGCATTTTTCTGTTTTTTCCGGTTCGCCTTGTTTAATGTAGCCTTCAAGTTCGACCTGCCAGTTTTTGTTTGCCATAGCTAATGTCCTCTGATTTTTCATGTCTGTATTATCTCATATCAGCATCGATTTGTCTTGCTATGCCGAAAAAACAGAAGGCATTTTTGCCTTTTTTGCCTTCTGCTACCTTCTGTTTGTCATACAGATTATGTTTATTGTTCAAAGTTTTTTGTTTTCCTAACGCGGCTTTCATTCGGAACCGGCGTTTCTTTCAGCTTTTCCGCCATCAGCCTGTACAATTTCTGCGGCAGAACAACTTCGCCGCTTTTTATTGCGGAAACAAGACGCAGCCTTTCGCGTTCAAGCCGCCTGAACAGCCGTTCGTCCCACAGGCGCGTTTCCATGCAGCTGCCTATTGCCCTGCGAAACTCAAGCCACAGCGCGTCATTTTCATAAACAAGCTCCAGATTGTCAAGAAACAGCGTTTCAGCGCTTTTTGCCAAGCTTAAAGGGCTCCGAACTTCTCAAGAATTTTAAGTCCAGCCGCGCATGCGGGGCAGTCACAGTACTGTCCGCCGGCTGCTTTAAGCTCTGCCATGTGTTTCTGATAAATCTTCTGCTGTTCTTCGCCGAAAATTTCAGCCGCCTGCGGCGAATTGAAGAAAGCAATTACTTCGTCCACCGGCAGTACGTCTTCTTTCAGCTCGGCAATCAGCTTTGCCGTCGTTTCGGCTTCGCATTCCGTACCTTCATCGGCAAGCCACTGCTGTGCAAGCGCTTTCAACTCCGCGCAGCAGCTCGGCGCATTGACAAGTTCAGTTACGAGTTCCTTCATTTTCGTTCCCTCCGTCAAATTTTTTTGCCTCAATTAAAGCATCAGCCTAATATCCTGTTTTTCTGTTGACAACGTGGTCAGCGGGCTCGCCCTTAAGCCAGTGAGCAATGTTGTTTGAAGCAATTTCGGCAACGTTGTCAAAGGTCTTTTCAAGGAAGAACCAGCCTGCAATGTGCGGGGTGATTACAACGTTGTCCATTGTCCAAAGCTCGTCGTCCGCAGGCAGAGGCTCAGGTTCTGTAACGTCAAGCCCCGCGCCTGCTATCCTGCCGCTTTTCAGAGCGTTCTTCAATGCTGCCGGGTCTATTGCGTTTCCGCGTCCGGCATTGATGATATAGGCTCCGTTTTTGCAGAGACCAAACAGCTTTTCGTCAAAAAGATGCTCCGTCTGCCTGCCGCCCGGAAGCACCATGGCTATTATGTCTGCGCGGCCGACAACCGAGAGAAGGCTCTCAATCGTGTACTGCTCGTCCAGATACTCCGGCTTTGCCTTCTCTGTTCTGCGAATGCCGATAACGTGCGCGCCCATGGCTTTAACCGCCCTTGCGTAACGCCCCCCGATGTCGCCGAGCCCGAGCACCAGAACAGTGGAATCCTCTATTGAAATTACTCTGCCAAGCGATTCCCACTTCTTTGCCGCCTGATTTTTCATATAGCCGTCGAGATGGCGGATAAGAGAAAAAGTCACGGCAAGCATCCACTCTGAAACGGAAGTTCCGTAGGCGCCTGCACAGTTGCAAAGCAGCACGCTTTCGTCAACAACTCCCGGCGCCGAATGGGCATCGGCTCCCGCCGAGGTGAGCTGCAGCAGTTCAAGCTTCTTGGCGGCGGCAAGCTTCTTGGGTGACACCGTGCCTATAATCGCGTTTGCCTCCGCAATCTCTTCCACAGTCACGCCGCCCTGCGTATTCATCATAAATTCACAATCAAAACCGGCGCACTTTTCCTTAACGCGCTCCGCAAAAAGCCGAAGCCTTTCCCCGTCAAGCGGCGGGGCAACAAGAATCTTCTTCATACCGTCATTCACGTCCTTCATTTAAAGCGTGATGCTGAATCATACTCTGTCAACTGTACAGCAACATTATAGCACCGCCTGTTTCCCAAATATCAAATTTTTTTGTTTTTGGGAAATAGAGTTATTTCCCAAATTTGAAATTTTTTCATTTTTGGGAAACAGAACACCGGCGCAAAAAAATTTTCGCACCCTATACTGCTCTTTTTATCTTTTTTACCCCGAATAAGACTTCCCTGTTAAGGGGCGCTTAACCTGAGGGGTACCCCACGGGTTATTCATTATACACAGCAGACAAAACAAGCAAAATTCATAAATTAAGCATT includes:
- a CDS encoding GNAT family N-acetyltransferase; protein product: MEIRYAEISDLDAVSAVEAECFPPEEAATLESFKQRLKYYPNHFWLLFDGEKLVSFVDGMVTDRSELTDDLYEDASLHDEKGAWQMLFGVNTIPAYRRKGCAAMLLRRAVEDAKAQGRKGLVLTCKDRLLHYYEKFGFVSEGISESVHGGAVWYKMRLTFDGAAK
- a CDS encoding Fic family protein; the encoded protein is MANKNWQVELEGYIKQGEPEKTEKCAAWQTAIGLQAVDGLEPSEYLIRTAKEHIEGKIDMAAVKQRIKSYYEEISKHRVFESDNREADVVSTRITELLSEKTFQFSPVEWKIIHNRLFDGILGNAGKYRDCNITKKEWILNGDTVLYASFESIKNTVEYDFEQEKKYSYENLTVQDMIKHIAKFTADIWQIHPFIEGNTRATAVFIIKYLNTFGFAISNDAFEKNSLYFRNALVRANYNNFSKGIYAKTDYLERFFENLLIGTQHQLRNRNLHIDVPKVQNVQNDTLKNGTLKLTPKELAVYNAVTANPEATQKEIAELTKVSLITVKRITVVLQEKRLIKRINGKRNGRWEIV
- a CDS encoding heat-shock protein Hsp90, with translation MKELVTELVNAPSCCAELKALAQQWLADEGTECEAETTAKLIAELKEDVLPVDEVIAFFNSPQAAEIFGEEQQKIYQKHMAELKAAGGQYCDCPACAAGLKILEKFGAL
- a CDS encoding D-2-hydroxyacid dehydrogenase; protein product: MKDVNDGMKKILVAPPLDGERLRLFAERVKEKCAGFDCEFMMNTQGGVTVEEIAEANAIIGTVSPKKLAAAKKLELLQLTSAGADAHSAPGVVDESVLLCNCAGAYGTSVSEWMLAVTFSLIRHLDGYMKNQAAKKWESLGRVISIEDSTVLVLGLGDIGGRYARAVKAMGAHVIGIRRTEKAKPEYLDEQYTIESLLSVVGRADIIAMVLPGGRQTEHLFDEKLFGLCKNGAYIINAGRGNAIDPAALKNALKSGRIAGAGLDVTEPEPLPADDELWTMDNVVITPHIAGWFFLEKTFDNVAEIASNNIAHWLKGEPADHVVNRKTGY